The proteins below come from a single Natrinema sp. SYSU A 869 genomic window:
- a CDS encoding aldolase/citrate lyase family protein gives MSQEPRGNALRETLAAGEVALGVLENTYSPTVVELYAALGVDFVWIDLEHGGPSPRDAGKLEELLRAADGTDTELLVRVPDTDPSLVRKVLDAGVRNVFLPRVGSSEELEAAVRAGRFEYDGEPGRRGMANPRASRWGLTDEYVTSEDESAVIGVTVETQSALDDLDDILAVPELGFVFIGPLDLSVSLGHPGEFDHPEVEEAVETIRSAAVEADVPVGGLGFGMDDVNEKAENGYQLLNIGTTTGALQSSVTGWLDDYDGE, from the coding sequence ATGAGTCAGGAACCGCGCGGCAATGCGCTCCGCGAGACGCTCGCGGCCGGCGAGGTCGCACTCGGCGTCCTCGAGAATACCTACAGCCCGACGGTCGTCGAACTCTACGCGGCGCTGGGCGTCGATTTCGTCTGGATCGACCTCGAGCACGGCGGGCCGAGTCCGCGGGACGCCGGCAAACTGGAGGAACTGCTCCGGGCGGCTGACGGCACCGACACGGAGCTACTGGTCCGCGTTCCCGACACCGATCCATCGCTGGTCCGGAAGGTCCTCGATGCCGGCGTCCGGAACGTCTTCCTCCCGCGGGTGGGCAGTAGCGAGGAACTCGAGGCGGCGGTGCGAGCGGGGCGGTTCGAGTACGACGGCGAGCCCGGCCGGCGCGGCATGGCGAACCCGCGTGCCAGTCGCTGGGGGCTGACCGACGAGTACGTGACCAGCGAGGACGAGTCGGCCGTCATCGGCGTTACGGTCGAAACCCAGTCGGCCCTCGACGACCTCGACGACATCCTCGCGGTGCCAGAACTCGGCTTCGTCTTCATCGGCCCACTCGATCTCTCGGTCTCGCTAGGTCATCCGGGCGAATTCGACCATCCAGAAGTCGAGGAGGCCGTCGAGACGATCCGATCGGCCGCCGTCGAGGCCGACGTTCCAGTGGGTGGGCTCGGCTTCGGCATGGACGACGTCAACGAGAAAGCGGAGAACGGCTACCAGCTGCTGAATATCGGCACGACGACCGGTGCGTTGCAGTCGTCCGTCACCGGGTGGCTGGACGACTACGACGGCGAGTAA
- a CDS encoding tyrosine-type recombinase/integrase gives MSEPTDTEAIDTLRQEIAAATGGKADNDPLVEYIPKFEDLDEYKPFQAFIAEILEPDDLAPRTRGSYERTFRYWIEFMEEEGRHPALPGEGHARRFIRVLRDDYDHQPSTIRKQIQHLDRVWEYWQRESMFPHSTDFNPFAIALEKESLGSSSIKKELPRIDESELREQLQDLLHIRDRAIVISQLKLGLRAGEIQNIQLQDIALEHADLNDHYPDLGTHDKLRDRDNVIYIPSCHERKGNKSKRPRLLPLDDEMRQVLIRYLLIRPDTGSPWVFLSKAGHRQLSDEKPINRAWSDAFPEDEYGETDEYRAVTSHFGRHRFTTYWMIDQELSRELVKYMRGDKTGKNREAIDDYVHAYYEDIENRYLEYIYKLL, from the coding sequence ATGAGTGAACCTACTGACACAGAAGCCATCGATACGCTCCGGCAGGAGATCGCAGCGGCAACCGGCGGGAAAGCAGACAACGATCCACTCGTCGAGTACATACCGAAATTCGAGGATCTGGATGAATACAAGCCGTTTCAGGCATTCATCGCAGAGATTCTTGAGCCCGATGACCTTGCGCCAAGGACCCGCGGTTCGTACGAGCGTACTTTCCGTTACTGGATCGAATTCATGGAAGAAGAGGGTCGGCATCCAGCATTGCCGGGAGAAGGACATGCTCGACGATTCATCCGGGTACTTCGCGACGACTACGACCACCAGCCGAGTACGATCCGCAAACAGATCCAGCACCTCGATCGCGTTTGGGAGTATTGGCAACGAGAGTCGATGTTTCCACATTCAACGGATTTCAATCCGTTTGCGATCGCGCTCGAGAAGGAATCGCTCGGGAGCAGTTCGATCAAGAAGGAACTTCCCCGGATTGATGAATCCGAACTACGGGAGCAGCTACAGGATCTTCTCCATATTCGAGATCGGGCGATCGTCATTTCCCAGCTCAAGTTAGGGCTTCGGGCGGGCGAAATACAGAATATTCAACTGCAAGACATCGCACTGGAGCACGCTGATCTCAACGATCATTATCCCGACCTCGGGACCCACGACAAACTCCGCGATCGGGACAACGTGATCTATATTCCGTCTTGCCACGAGCGAAAGGGGAACAAGAGCAAACGGCCGCGGCTCTTGCCGCTCGATGACGAGATGCGGCAGGTACTGATTCGGTACCTGTTGATTCGGCCGGATACCGGATCCCCGTGGGTGTTCCTATCGAAAGCGGGCCACCGGCAGTTATCCGACGAGAAGCCAATCAACCGAGCATGGAGTGATGCGTTCCCGGAGGACGAGTATGGCGAGACTGACGAGTATCGCGCTGTCACGTCACATTTCGGACGGCACCGGTTCACGACCTATTGGATGATCGACCAAGAGCTGAGCCGCGAACTCGTCAAGTACATGCGAGGGGATAAGACCGGCAAGAACCGCGAGGCGATCGACGATTACGTTCATGCATATTACGAGGACATCGAGAATCGGTATCTCGAGTACATCTACAAGCTGCTGTGA
- a CDS encoding aminotransferase class I/II-fold pyridoxal phosphate-dependent enzyme gives MTFELSDRVQTVPPSGIRRFFEIAEERDEVISLGVGEPDFATPWVARDAAITSLEQGKTSYTANRGKRELRESIADYVADRFDLGYGPDEEIIVTAGASEAVDLAFRAFVNPGDTVAIAQPAYISYEPGVIFAGGEVLPVPTKEEDDFRLTVEALEEAGAADADMLVLCYPNNPTGAIMPAEDLEPVAEFARENDLTVLSDEIYAELTYDGEHTSIASFEGMRERTIVFNGFSKAHAMTGLRLGYALGPADAIGAMNKIHQYTMLSAPTTAQHAAIEALDSCASDVQDMVEQYDRRRQFVLSRFREIGMDVFEAKGAFYCFPEVPEGFTAEEFAEAVLREQGVAVVPGDIFGDGFEGHLRVSYATGLEDLRQALNRIEAFVEEHA, from the coding sequence ATGACGTTCGAACTGTCAGACCGCGTGCAGACGGTGCCACCCTCGGGGATTCGGCGCTTCTTCGAGATCGCCGAGGAACGCGACGAGGTCATCTCGCTCGGCGTGGGCGAACCCGATTTCGCGACGCCGTGGGTAGCCCGCGACGCCGCGATCACGTCTTTAGAGCAGGGAAAGACCTCCTACACGGCCAACCGCGGGAAGCGCGAGCTTCGTGAGTCGATCGCCGACTACGTCGCCGACCGATTCGATCTGGGGTATGGCCCCGACGAGGAGATCATCGTCACAGCGGGCGCGAGCGAGGCGGTCGATCTTGCCTTCCGGGCCTTCGTCAACCCGGGCGATACGGTCGCGATCGCCCAGCCGGCCTACATCTCCTACGAACCCGGCGTCATCTTCGCCGGCGGGGAGGTCCTCCCCGTGCCGACGAAAGAGGAAGACGACTTTCGGCTGACCGTCGAGGCCCTCGAGGAGGCCGGTGCCGCCGACGCGGACATGCTCGTCCTCTGTTATCCCAACAATCCGACAGGCGCGATCATGCCTGCCGAGGACCTCGAGCCGGTCGCGGAATTCGCCCGCGAGAACGACCTGACGGTCCTCTCCGACGAGATCTACGCCGAGCTGACCTACGACGGCGAACATACCTCGATCGCGAGCTTCGAGGGGATGCGCGAGCGGACCATCGTTTTCAACGGCTTCTCGAAGGCCCACGCGATGACCGGGCTTCGGCTGGGCTATGCCCTCGGCCCCGCCGATGCCATCGGTGCGATGAACAAGATCCACCAGTACACGATGCTCTCTGCGCCGACGACGGCCCAGCACGCCGCAATCGAGGCTCTGGACTCCTGTGCGAGCGACGTTCAGGACATGGTCGAGCAGTACGACCGCCGCCGGCAGTTCGTCCTCTCGCGGTTCCGCGAGATTGGGATGGATGTCTTCGAGGCCAAGGGCGCGTTCTACTGCTTCCCCGAGGTCCCCGAGGGATTCACCGCGGAGGAATTCGCCGAGGCGGTCCTGCGCGAACAGGGCGTCGCCGTCGTCCCTGGCGATATCTTCGGCGACGGGTTCGAGGGGCACCTCCGAGTCTCCTACGCGACCGGGCTCGAGGACCTTCGGCAGGCGCTCAACCGGATCGAGGCGTTCGTCGAAGAACACGCCTAA
- a CDS encoding NADH:flavin oxidoreductase/NADH oxidase, whose amino-acid sequence MADLLSPLSLRDRETKNRIAVSPMCQYSCDPDGLATEWHRVHLGSRAVGGAGIVMTEATAVSPAGRITPHDLGIWSDEHATALEPITEFVRDQGGVPAIQLAHAGHKASKERPWEGHVPIQSDETGPSGASGWEVLSPSPDAYPPFDGDRPAIRKADQDDIEGVIDAYRAAAERSLDAGFEIAEVHAAHGYLLHEFLSPVTNTREDDYGGSFENRTRLVREVVAAVREVWPDDKPVFVRISGTDWLDDRESWDIEQSVRLADDLADLGVDLVDVSSGGLHPEQAVPGGPNFQVPLAEQVREGADVAVGAVGGVTEPEQADALVRNGRADLVLVGREFLRDPYFGLRASGDLERDPDEVANSWPVQYRRAVQR is encoded by the coding sequence ATGGCTGATCTACTCTCTCCGTTATCGTTGCGTGACCGCGAGACGAAGAACCGAATCGCTGTCTCGCCGATGTGTCAGTACTCCTGTGATCCGGACGGGCTCGCAACCGAGTGGCACCGCGTCCACCTCGGGAGTCGAGCCGTCGGCGGTGCCGGGATCGTCATGACCGAAGCGACCGCCGTCTCACCGGCGGGTCGGATCACACCCCACGATCTGGGAATCTGGAGCGACGAGCACGCGACCGCGCTCGAGCCGATCACCGAGTTCGTCCGCGACCAGGGCGGGGTGCCAGCAATTCAGCTCGCCCACGCGGGCCACAAGGCCAGCAAGGAACGGCCCTGGGAGGGTCATGTCCCGATCCAGTCCGACGAGACCGGACCCAGCGGTGCGTCTGGCTGGGAGGTGCTCTCTCCGTCGCCCGACGCCTACCCGCCGTTCGACGGCGACCGCCCGGCGATACGGAAGGCCGACCAGGACGATATCGAGGGCGTCATCGATGCCTATCGTGCGGCGGCCGAACGCTCGCTCGATGCCGGGTTCGAAATCGCAGAGGTCCACGCGGCCCACGGCTACCTGCTCCACGAGTTCCTCTCCCCGGTCACGAACACCCGCGAAGACGACTACGGCGGCAGCTTTGAGAATCGAACGCGGTTGGTCCGCGAGGTCGTCGCGGCCGTCCGCGAGGTCTGGCCGGACGACAAGCCGGTCTTCGTCCGCATCTCCGGGACGGACTGGCTCGACGACCGCGAGTCGTGGGACATCGAGCAGTCGGTGCGACTGGCGGACGATCTCGCCGATCTCGGCGTCGATCTGGTCGACGTGAGTTCGGGCGGGCTCCACCCCGAACAGGCGGTCCCAGGGGGACCGAACTTTCAGGTGCCGCTAGCAGAACAAGTCCGTGAGGGTGCCGACGTCGCCGTCGGCGCGGTCGGCGGCGTCACCGAACCCGAGCAGGCCGACGCGCTGGTCCGCAACGGCCGCGCCGACCTCGTGCTCGTGGGCCGGGAGTTCCTGCGCGATCCGTACTTCGGACTCCGCGCGTCCGGCGATCTCGAGCGCGATCCGGACGAGGTCGCGAATTCGTGGCCGGTCCAGTACCGGCGCGCCGTTCAGCGGTAA
- a CDS encoding thioredoxin family protein, with protein MVLKESESELEAGDTAPEFELEGVDRETYSLESFTDDEALLVVFTCNHCPYAQAKFDLLNELADEYVDVSVVGINSNDAEEYPDDSFERMQEFVTDGRIDYDAYLRDESQAVARSYGAVCTPDPFLFAREDGKFRLAYHGRLDDAPNPDDEPSRYQIREAIDAVLADEAVDLEWQPSRGCSIKWNDE; from the coding sequence ATGGTTCTCAAAGAATCCGAATCCGAACTCGAGGCCGGCGATACTGCCCCCGAGTTCGAACTTGAGGGCGTCGACAGGGAGACGTACTCGCTCGAGTCGTTCACCGATGACGAGGCGCTGCTGGTCGTGTTCACGTGCAACCACTGTCCGTACGCGCAAGCGAAGTTCGACCTGCTGAACGAGTTGGCCGATGAGTACGTTGACGTCTCGGTCGTCGGAATCAATTCGAACGATGCCGAGGAGTACCCCGACGACTCCTTCGAGCGGATGCAAGAGTTCGTCACGGACGGGCGGATCGACTACGATGCGTACCTCCGAGACGAGAGTCAGGCGGTCGCCCGATCCTACGGCGCGGTCTGTACGCCGGATCCGTTCCTGTTCGCGCGCGAAGACGGCAAGTTTAGGCTGGCGTATCACGGCCGGCTTGACGACGCGCCCAATCCCGACGACGAACCGAGCCGCTATCAGATCCGCGAGGCCATCGACGCCGTCTTGGCCGACGAAGCGGTCGACCTCGAGTGGCAGCCGTCTCGCGGCTGTTCCATCAAGTGGAACGACGAGTAA
- a CDS encoding PAS domain-containing protein → MRSVPIADRVTDAFFALDTGFRFTYLNERAETLLKRSRGELIGRVMWDEFPQTVETQFPDGFHRAMDEQVPVSFEIYHTHLETWFEARAYPSKTGLSVYMRDVTERKAQETTLAQHAAVVEAVHDAVVTLDRDREIVTINAATESILGADRSVLVGEHIETLTEMAGVDGQHAVDIGRAITDIDVGNADRRQLELPYTGPNGDDRMAEFRFVPIEDNTATVAAVIRDVTDRHEYDRVVTSLHEITRWLLESDDPEEICAISVHAGSDLLDLPISGVWLLEEEQGYLEPVAGTAGAHDEFGGLPRFNPGEGLVWDIFEAGEIERFDDLGAIDDLYNPDTPLRSEIIAPIGTHGVLMTGSLDSHRFDETDVDLISTLVENTRAALDRAEREQVLRDRTAELERQTERLEAVAEVLSSDLQRQLAAVADALEDDRADEWEFPLAEDTVETTLDRAEGLVDDIREFARNASRVRTRSQIRLESAITDAISDSRLDEDDVIVDGSATLRADPDRFVHLLETAFDSAVARADSDVTVQIGLVGFDDGGSRGFFVFDDAAETPPNAHGRVLDPTAADETTINGLGLALVRAIADAHDWECTVTNGDNGGTRIEIRDMTTLDRRLE, encoded by the coding sequence ATGCGATCCGTTCCGATCGCTGACCGGGTGACCGACGCCTTCTTCGCCCTCGATACGGGCTTTCGGTTCACCTATCTCAACGAGCGGGCCGAAACGTTGCTCAAGCGCTCCCGCGGGGAACTGATCGGGCGAGTCATGTGGGACGAGTTCCCTCAGACCGTCGAGACCCAGTTTCCCGACGGGTTCCATCGCGCGATGGACGAGCAGGTACCGGTTTCCTTCGAAATCTATCACACGCACCTCGAGACCTGGTTCGAGGCTCGGGCGTATCCCTCAAAAACCGGACTCTCGGTGTATATGCGCGACGTCACCGAGCGGAAAGCACAGGAGACAACGTTGGCCCAACACGCAGCCGTCGTCGAGGCGGTCCACGACGCCGTCGTCACGCTCGATCGCGACCGCGAAATCGTCACAATCAATGCCGCGACCGAGTCGATTCTGGGCGCAGATCGATCAGTGCTCGTCGGCGAACACATCGAGACGTTGACCGAAATGGCCGGGGTCGACGGCCAACACGCTGTCGACATCGGTCGAGCGATCACCGATATCGACGTCGGGAACGCCGACCGCCGCCAGCTCGAGCTGCCTTATACCGGCCCGAACGGCGATGACCGGATGGCCGAGTTCCGGTTCGTCCCGATCGAAGACAATACGGCGACCGTTGCCGCCGTCATCCGAGACGTCACTGATCGACACGAGTACGATCGCGTCGTCACATCGCTCCACGAAATCACGCGCTGGCTCCTCGAGTCCGACGATCCCGAAGAGATCTGTGCGATCTCCGTCCACGCCGGCAGCGACTTGCTTGATCTCCCGATCAGCGGCGTCTGGCTCCTCGAGGAGGAGCAGGGCTACCTTGAACCCGTCGCCGGGACTGCTGGGGCTCACGACGAGTTCGGCGGCTTACCGCGATTCAATCCAGGTGAAGGGCTCGTCTGGGATATCTTCGAGGCCGGCGAGATCGAACGGTTCGACGACCTCGGGGCGATCGACGACCTCTACAATCCGGACACGCCACTCCGATCGGAGATCATCGCGCCGATTGGCACGCACGGCGTTCTCATGACCGGCTCACTCGATTCACACCGATTCGACGAGACCGATGTCGATCTGATCTCGACGCTCGTCGAGAACACGCGGGCCGCCCTCGATCGGGCCGAGCGAGAACAGGTCCTTCGGGACCGGACGGCTGAACTCGAGCGCCAGACCGAGCGACTCGAGGCAGTCGCCGAAGTCCTCTCGAGCGACCTGCAACGCCAGCTCGCGGCAGTCGCCGACGCGCTCGAGGACGATCGAGCCGACGAGTGGGAGTTCCCGCTCGCCGAGGATACCGTCGAAACGACGCTCGATCGCGCCGAAGGGCTCGTCGACGATATCCGGGAGTTCGCCCGCAATGCTTCGCGAGTCAGGACCCGGAGCCAGATCCGACTCGAGTCGGCGATTACGGACGCCATCAGCGATTCGCGTCTCGACGAGGACGACGTCATCGTCGATGGCTCAGCAACACTCCGGGCAGACCCCGACCGGTTCGTCCACCTCCTCGAGACGGCCTTCGACAGCGCCGTGGCGCGGGCCGACAGCGACGTGACGGTCCAGATCGGGCTGGTTGGGTTCGACGACGGCGGCAGCCGCGGCTTTTTCGTGTTCGACGATGCTGCGGAAACCCCGCCGAACGCACACGGTCGCGTGCTTGACCCGACCGCCGCCGACGAGACCACGATCAATGGGCTCGGCCTCGCGCTCGTCCGGGCCATCGCCGACGCTCACGACTGGGAGTGTACCGTCACCAATGGAGACAACGGCGGCACGCGGATCGAGATCCGAGACATGACGACCCTCGATCGCCGCCTCGAGTGA
- a CDS encoding DUF6338 family protein yields the protein MVSALQFPALDLLYAFFFLLPGFLSLKTALYSSQSLSGTTDEFEKTAWSLLASGTVLSVLFVLFFVSMFGRLRLASLGITETGPVFSTSWGLLASGYLIALLLGVALGYAFGKGCDKLVESPGRGTKTRDNAWEYFLRNSIQEENREHHPEPRVQLRVKLHNGTEIAGYRSYAGDTHGDLLIGAPHLITEDSVRAFEGEHARWSELDKTKLGKYVYLPQESIDYVISESAIEEPGRKSIRQLIRNRR from the coding sequence ATGGTTTCCGCGCTCCAGTTTCCCGCGCTCGATCTCTTGTATGCATTTTTCTTTCTCCTCCCGGGATTTCTGAGCCTGAAAACTGCCCTGTACAGCAGCCAGTCTCTGAGTGGAACTACCGACGAATTCGAAAAAACCGCGTGGTCGCTACTCGCGAGTGGGACCGTTCTCTCAGTTCTGTTCGTGTTATTCTTCGTCTCTATGTTCGGTCGCCTCAGGTTAGCGTCCCTCGGTATTACGGAGACCGGCCCGGTATTTTCTACGAGTTGGGGACTGCTCGCGTCGGGATATTTGATAGCCCTTCTCCTTGGGGTAGCGTTGGGATACGCATTCGGGAAGGGATGCGACAAACTGGTCGAGTCACCGGGACGGGGTACTAAAACGCGCGACAACGCTTGGGAGTATTTCCTGCGGAACTCGATTCAGGAAGAGAACCGAGAGCACCACCCCGAACCGCGAGTCCAACTGCGGGTGAAATTGCACAACGGAACGGAAATTGCTGGCTATCGGTCGTATGCGGGAGACACCCACGGAGATCTACTGATCGGTGCGCCGCATCTCATAACGGAGGACTCGGTACGAGCGTTCGAAGGTGAGCACGCCCGGTGGAGCGAACTTGACAAGACGAAATTAGGGAAGTACGTCTATCTCCCTCAGGAGAGTATCGACTATGTTATTTCCGAATCGGCAATTGAAGAGCCGGGTCGCAAATCCATACGCCAGCTCATACGGAACCGCCGCTGA
- a CDS encoding Lrp/AsnC family transcriptional regulator, whose protein sequence is MSEREVLELLRENARYSTADIARMTDLEENEVEATIEELEAAGLVRGYQAVVDWDKLEDERVRAEVELNVTLDRETGYDDIAERLARFPQVKALRLISGDYDFDMEVEGDSIREVSQFISEKVAPVPEITQTVTHYVMTSYKENGIELGDGEGDDRLSFSP, encoded by the coding sequence ATGAGCGAACGCGAGGTGCTCGAGTTGCTTCGTGAGAACGCGCGCTACTCCACGGCGGATATCGCGCGAATGACCGACCTTGAGGAGAACGAGGTCGAGGCGACCATCGAGGAGCTCGAGGCAGCGGGCCTCGTCCGGGGCTACCAGGCGGTCGTCGACTGGGACAAGCTGGAAGACGAACGCGTCCGCGCCGAAGTCGAGTTGAACGTCACGCTCGACCGCGAGACGGGGTACGACGATATCGCGGAGCGCCTCGCGCGGTTCCCGCAGGTCAAGGCCCTGCGGCTGATCAGCGGCGACTACGACTTCGACATGGAAGTCGAGGGAGACTCCATCCGCGAGGTCTCGCAGTTCATCAGCGAGAAGGTCGCGCCCGTCCCCGAGATCACCCAGACGGTCACTCACTATGTGATGACCTCCTACAAGGAGAACGGGATTGAACTCGGCGACGGCGAGGGCGACGACCGCCTCTCGTTCTCACCCTGA
- the purL gene encoding phosphoribosylformylglycinamidine synthase subunit PurL produces the protein MSLADSDRELVVSELDREPTRAEAALFENLWSEHCAYRSSRPLLSAFDSEGEQVVVGPGDDAAVVALPGDGDTETYITLGVESHNHPSYVDPVDGAATGVGGIVRDTLSMGAYPIALADSLYFGEFDDDHSQYLFEGVVEGISHYGNCIGVPTVAGSVDFHPDYEGNPLVNVACVGLTNEERLVTAEAQEPGNKLVLVGNGTGRDGLGGASFASEDLAEDAETEDRPAVQVGDPYAEKLLIEANEELVDEDLVESARDLGAAGLGGASSEMVAKADLGAHIELERVHQREPNMNALEILLAESQERMCYEVEPDNVDRVREIVERFDLGCSVIGEVTDGNYTCTFEGETVVDVDAYFLGEGAPMNDLASEEPAEPETDLPDADLEAAFDAVVSSPNTASKRWVYRQYDHEVGVRTSVGPGDDAAIIAVREAEQGLALSSGAAPNWTDTAPYEGARAVALENATNIAAKGATPLAAVDCLNGGNPEKPDVYGGFNGIVDGLAGMCETLSTPVVGGNVSLYNDSVAGPIPPTPTLAMVGSKDGYDAPPLSVEADGNLLLVGDLGLEADDAQLGGSEYLAQFDGSDAFPALPTDPAAVVETLAAVADDDATLAVHDVSHGGLAVALAEMVTEDTGLEVAIPSDNPAGALFHEQPGRALIQTDSPETVREAFDGVAPVVELGTATGDGTLTVRVGDETIKTDADAISERRATIDRELE, from the coding sequence ATGAGTCTTGCCGATTCGGACCGCGAACTCGTCGTCTCCGAGTTAGATCGAGAGCCGACTCGAGCGGAGGCGGCGCTGTTCGAGAACCTCTGGAGCGAGCACTGTGCGTACCGCTCCTCGCGACCGCTGCTGTCGGCCTTCGACAGCGAGGGCGAGCAGGTCGTCGTCGGGCCGGGTGACGACGCGGCGGTCGTCGCGCTCCCCGGGGACGGTGACACGGAGACCTACATCACGCTGGGGGTCGAGAGCCACAATCACCCCTCCTACGTGGACCCGGTCGATGGCGCGGCGACGGGCGTCGGCGGCATCGTCCGGGACACGCTCTCGATGGGTGCCTACCCCATCGCGCTCGCGGACTCGCTATACTTCGGCGAGTTCGACGACGACCACTCGCAGTACCTCTTCGAGGGCGTCGTCGAGGGCATCAGTCACTACGGCAACTGCATCGGCGTACCGACAGTCGCGGGTAGCGTTGATTTCCACCCCGACTACGAGGGCAATCCGCTGGTCAACGTCGCCTGCGTCGGGCTGACGAACGAGGAGCGGCTTGTAACCGCCGAGGCCCAGGAGCCCGGCAACAAACTGGTACTCGTCGGAAACGGTACCGGCCGGGACGGACTCGGCGGCGCGAGCTTCGCCAGCGAGGACTTAGCGGAGGACGCTGAGACCGAGGACCGACCCGCCGTACAGGTGGGCGACCCATATGCGGAAAAGTTGCTGATCGAGGCCAACGAGGAACTCGTCGACGAGGACCTGGTCGAGTCCGCCCGCGACCTCGGTGCTGCCGGCCTTGGCGGTGCCTCGAGCGAGATGGTCGCCAAAGCTGATCTCGGCGCACACATCGAGCTCGAGCGGGTCCACCAGCGCGAGCCGAACATGAACGCACTGGAGATCCTGCTCGCTGAATCGCAGGAGCGGATGTGTTATGAGGTCGAGCCGGACAACGTCGACCGCGTGCGCGAAATCGTCGAGCGGTTCGACCTCGGTTGCTCGGTCATCGGCGAGGTCACCGACGGCAACTACACGTGTACCTTCGAAGGGGAGACCGTCGTCGACGTCGACGCCTACTTCCTCGGCGAGGGCGCACCGATGAACGACCTCGCATCCGAGGAGCCCGCCGAACCCGAGACGGACCTTCCAGACGCGGATCTCGAGGCGGCGTTCGACGCGGTCGTCTCGAGTCCGAACACCGCCTCGAAGCGGTGGGTCTACCGGCAGTACGACCACGAGGTCGGCGTGCGCACGAGCGTCGGGCCGGGCGACGACGCTGCGATTATCGCGGTTCGCGAAGCCGAGCAAGGGCTCGCGCTTTCCTCCGGTGCCGCGCCGAACTGGACCGATACCGCGCCCTACGAGGGGGCCCGCGCGGTCGCGCTCGAGAACGCGACGAACATCGCGGCCAAGGGTGCAACGCCGCTGGCCGCGGTTGACTGTCTCAACGGTGGCAACCCTGAGAAGCCCGACGTCTACGGTGGCTTCAACGGAATCGTCGACGGGCTCGCCGGGATGTGCGAGACGCTATCGACGCCGGTCGTCGGCGGGAACGTCTCGCTGTACAACGACTCCGTCGCAGGGCCGATCCCGCCGACCCCGACGCTGGCGATGGTCGGATCGAAAGACGGCTACGACGCACCGCCGCTGTCGGTCGAGGCCGACGGCAACCTGCTTCTCGTCGGCGACCTCGGCCTCGAGGCCGACGACGCCCAACTCGGTGGCTCGGAGTATCTCGCTCAATTCGACGGGAGTGACGCCTTCCCTGCACTCCCGACCGATCCGGCCGCCGTCGTCGAGACGCTCGCCGCGGTCGCGGACGACGACGCGACGCTCGCGGTCCACGACGTCAGCCACGGCGGCCTCGCCGTCGCGCTCGCCGAAATGGTCACCGAAGACACCGGTCTCGAGGTGGCGATTCCGAGCGACAATCCCGCGGGCGCGTTGTTCCACGAACAGCCGGGTCGCGCGCTGATTCAGACCGACTCGCCCGAGACGGTCCGCGAGGCGTTCGACGGTGTCGCACCCGTCGTCGAACTCGGAACGGCGACCGGCGACGGGACGCTCACCGTCCGCGTCGGCGATGAGACGATCAAGACCGATGCGGACGCGATCAGCGAACGACGCGCGACGATCGACCGCGAACTTGAGTAA
- a CDS encoding response regulator gives MTTDTPSVLIVEDEPDLADLYAAWLEGDCDVETAYDGNEALDAIDSTIDVVLLDRRMPGLSGDTVLDTIRERDLDCRVAMVTAVEPDFDIIEMGFDDYLVKPVSKDELIDIIDQLLLRATYDEQLQEFFALASKKALLDDQKTDAQRKSSQEYAELRDRLAVLRVEVNDTMQELLEQDGYRQLCRDIANESVIQE, from the coding sequence ATGACAACCGACACCCCGTCCGTCCTGATCGTCGAAGATGAACCCGACCTCGCGGATCTCTACGCCGCCTGGCTCGAGGGTGACTGCGACGTCGAGACGGCTTACGACGGCAACGAAGCGCTGGACGCCATCGACAGTACGATCGACGTCGTGCTGCTCGACCGGCGGATGCCGGGGCTCTCCGGTGACACCGTCCTCGATACGATCCGGGAGCGGGACCTCGACTGCCGCGTCGCGATGGTGACGGCAGTCGAGCCGGACTTCGACATCATCGAAATGGGGTTCGACGACTACCTCGTCAAACCCGTCTCGAAGGACGAACTGATCGACATTATCGATCAACTGCTACTCCGGGCGACCTACGACGAGCAGCTACAGGAGTTCTTCGCGCTCGCCTCGAAGAAGGCGTTGTTAGATGACCAGAAGACCGACGCCCAGCGGAAGTCGAGCCAGGAGTACGCCGAACTCAGAGATCGGCTGGCGGTCCTCCGCGTGGAGGTCAACGACACGATGCAGGAACTCCTCGAACAGGACGGCTACCGCCAGCTCTGTCGCGATATCGCAAACGAGTCCGTTATTCAGGAGTGA